One window from the genome of Choloepus didactylus isolate mChoDid1 chromosome 2, mChoDid1.pri, whole genome shotgun sequence encodes:
- the KLF17 gene encoding Krueppel-like factor 17 gives MCSLSEAEMEEEAAELSQWQGMAECQPPMDTEKSVSILDMSPSPGSNGVHTCWNHSPSGIQHFSQGTELARTPLVSAGAPRQNAVEMGPQFSMLLPECGVSYCCPQATLRPSQMIYCQEMLTQPGMMIFKRPQMMPSVEPSVPRVALTFSGNLRMPLNVPPLSLPTGIPTMSHITTPTMSYSGPPSVPSNRASLTPKMSLTPTMPSTEAQAMLPSLAHMLPLKDSHDLGISPPGSPSLLALESQNTLVSQPDPQEDPFLPEQLIPAPQRAEQNSRAQEGAPRKRSPVSRPYRCQYENCGKAYTKRSHLVSHERKHTGERPYACKWEGCSWTFSRSDELGRHMRIHTRYRPHRCDLCGRQFMRSDHLRQHQKTHLQGSGSPDPQANSGHMDDPPAPGL, from the exons ATGTGCAGCCTGTCCGAGGCTGAGATGGAGGAGGAGGCCGCAGAGCTGAGCCAGTGGCAGGGGATGGCCGAGTGCCAGCCCCCGATG GATACTGAGAAGTCTGTATCTATCCTGGACATGTCTCCATCTCCTGGAAGCAATGGAGTGCACACCTGTTGGAACCATAGCCCATCAGGCATTCAACACTTTTCACAGGGCACAGAGCTTGCAAGGACCCCCTTGGTGTCTGCCGGGGCACCCAGGCAGAATGCGGTTGAAATGGGGCCACAGTTCAGTATGTTGCTGCCTGAGTGTGGTGTGAGCTACTGCTGCCCTCAAGCGACTCTTAGGCCTTCCCAGATGATTTACTGTCAGGAAATGCTTACCCAGCCAGGGATGATGATTTTCAAGAGGCCCCAGATGATGCCCTCAGTAGAGCCTAGTGTTCCAAGGGTGGCCCTGACCTTCAGTGGGAATCTAAGGATGCCTCTCAATGTGCCACCACTCTCACTTCCCACTGGAATCCCAACAATGTCCCACATCACAACCCCAACAATGTCTTATTCTGGACCCCCATCAGTTCCTTCTAACAGAGCCTCATTAACTCCTAAAATGTCATTGACCCCAACCATGCCTTCCACTGAGGCACAGGCAATGCTCCCTTCTTTGGCTCATATGTTGCCCCTTAAAGATTCCCACGACCTTGGGATATCCCCACCTGGGTCTCCATCATTGTTGGCTTTAGAATCCCAGAATACTCTTGTGAGCCAGCCAGATCCCCAGGAAGACCCCTTCCTACCTGAGCAGCTCATACCTGCTCCACAGAGAGCAGAGCAGAACTCCAGGGCCCAGGAAGGGGCACCCAGAAAGAGATCCCCAGTTTCAAGACCCTACCGTTGCCAGTATGAGAACTGTGGAAAAGCTTATACCAAGCGTTCCCACCTTGTGAGTCACGAGCGCAAACACACAG GAGAGAGGCCCTATGCGTGCAAGTGGGAAGGCTGTAGCTGGACTTTCTCCCGTTCCGACGAGCTTGGACGACATATGCGGATACACACCAGATATCGACCTCATAGATGTGATCTGTGCGGCCGACAGTTCATGAGATCTGACCATCTCAGGCAacaccagaagactcatctgcaGGGGTCTGGATCCCCAGACCCTCAGGCCAACAGTGGACACATGGATGATCCTCCTGCCCCCGGTCTTTAG